One segment of Hippopotamus amphibius kiboko isolate mHipAmp2 chromosome 2, mHipAmp2.hap2, whole genome shotgun sequence DNA contains the following:
- the TOR4A gene encoding torsin-4A: protein MDRGQPSPQPAAAAPAAAGPSMIAPVRAVVRLRSRVRLLRRRRVLPPAAGPDSGPEAPRADPGQPRVFTFDGPAELASRPPRKKRRRSRVVLYPESLRKCRPRAERRSRAQRCLLLLVAIVGFQVLNAIENLDDNALRYDLDGLEKALQRAVFGQPAAVARIVALLRDYLATHVHGRPLLLALHGPSGVGKSHVGRLLARHFRAVLEDGALVLQYHARHHCPEPRAADDCREELARRVADVVARAEAEEKTPLLVLDDVELLPPALLDELHGLLQPQRAHRFHNAIYVLLSGAGGEEVTRFVLQNASRALALRADGAPAAAAQAEEELRARLSALLVREHPLWQAAAIVPFLLLDRRDVVSCFRDEMAGEGFFPEQARAELLAAQLSYYRVAGREFAVTGCKQVVATVNLL from the coding sequence ATGGACCGCGGCCAGCCCAGCCCGCAGCCCGCGGCCgcggcccccgccgccgccggcccgaGCATGATCGCGCCCGTGCGCGCCGTGGTCCGCCTGCGCAGCCGCGTGCGCCTCCTGCGCAGACGGCGCGTCCTGCCGCCGGCCGCGGGGCCGGACTCCGGGCCAGAGGCGCCGCGCGCGGACCCGGGCCAGCCGCGGGTCTTCACCTTCGACGGCCCGGCGGAGCTGGCCTCGAGGCCGCCGCGCAAGAAGCGCCGGCGCAGCCGGGTGGTGCTCTACCCGGAGTCCTTGCGCAAGTGCCGGCCGCGCGCGGAGCGCCGGAGCCGCGCGCAGCGCTGCCTGTTGCTGCTCGTGGCCATCGTGGGCTTCCAGGTGCTCAATGCCATCGAGAACCTGGACGATAACGCGCTGCGCTACGACCTCGACGGGCTGGAGAAGGCGCTGCAGCGCGCCGTGTTCGGCCAGCCGGCGGCCGTGGCGCGCATCGTGGCCCTGCTGAGGGACTACCTGGCCACGCACGTGCACGGCCGCCCGCTGCTCCTGGCGCTGCATGGGCCCAGCGGCGTGGGCAAGAGCCACGTGGGACGCCTGCTGGCGCGCCACTTCCGCGCGGTGCTGGAGGACGGCGCGCTCGTGCTGCAGTACCACGCGCGGCACCACTGCCCCGAGCCGCGCGCCGCGGACGACTGCCGCGAGGAGCTGGCGCGGCGCGTGGCCGACGTGGTGGCGCGAGCCGAGGCGGAGGAGAAGACCCCGCTCCTGGTGCTGGACGACGTGGAGCTGCTGCCGCCGGCGCTGCTGGACGAGCTGCACGGCCTCCTGCAGCCGCAGCGGGCGCACCGCTTCCACAACGCCATCTACGTGCTCCTCAGCGGCGCTGGCGGCGAGGAGGTCACGCGCTTCGTGCTGCAGAACGCGTCCCGCGCGCTGGCCCTGCGCGCAGACGGCGCCCCCGCGGCCGCGGCACAGGCAGAGGAGGAGCTGCGCGCCCGCCTGAGCGCGCTCCTGGTCCGCGAGCACCCTCTGTGGCAGGCCGCAGCCATCGTGCCCTTCCTGCTGCTGGACAGGCGGGACGTGGTCAGCTGCTTCCGGGACGAGATGGCCGGGGAGGGCTTCTTCCCCGAGCAGGCGCGCGCCGA